A genomic region of Halopelagius longus contains the following coding sequences:
- the ilvD gene encoding dihydroxy-acid dehydratase: MSKQASREDEEEEPFSHGKDPNLQSSEVTEGADRAPHRAMFRAMGFDDEDLGSPMVGIANPAADITPCNVHLDDVADAAIEGVEDAGGMPIEFGTITISDAISMGTEGMKASLISREVIADSVELVAFGERMDALVTVAGCDKNLPGMMMASIRTDLPSVFLYGGSIMPGEHEGREVTVQSVFEGVGTYAEGDMSADELDDLERNACPGAGSCGGMFTANTMASISEALGMAPLGTASAPAESEERYDVARRSGEAVLNAVENDIRPSDVLSKKSFENAIALQVAVGGSTNAVLHLLALAAEAGIDLGIDEFDEISRRTPKIANLEPGGTKVMKDLHEEGGVPVVIRRLLDAGLFHGDAMTVTGRTIEEELEQLDLPDDDDVGGDFIYPVDDPYQEEGAIKILKGNLAPDGAVLKVTGDDKFHHSGPVRVFEGEEDAMAYVQEGHIESGDVIAIRNEGPQGGPGMREMLGVTAAVVGQGHEDDVALLTDGRFSGATRGPMVGHVAPEAAMGGPIALLEDGDEVTVDIPNRELSVDLSEEELAERKEEWEPHPPNYTSGVLAKYGNDFGSAANGAVTNPGAKRQD; this comes from the coding sequence ATGAGTAAACAAGCCTCACGGGAGGACGAGGAGGAGGAGCCGTTCTCTCACGGGAAGGATCCGAACTTACAGAGTTCGGAGGTCACGGAGGGTGCGGACCGCGCCCCGCACCGCGCGATGTTCCGCGCGATGGGGTTCGACGACGAGGACTTGGGGTCGCCGATGGTCGGCATCGCCAACCCCGCCGCGGACATCACCCCGTGTAACGTCCACTTAGACGACGTCGCCGACGCCGCCATCGAGGGCGTCGAGGACGCCGGCGGGATGCCCATCGAGTTCGGCACCATCACCATCTCGGACGCCATCTCGATGGGGACCGAGGGGATGAAAGCCTCCCTCATCTCCCGAGAGGTCATCGCAGACTCCGTCGAACTCGTCGCCTTCGGCGAACGGATGGACGCCCTCGTCACCGTCGCCGGGTGCGACAAGAACCTTCCGGGGATGATGATGGCGTCCATCCGGACGGACCTTCCCTCCGTGTTCCTCTACGGGGGGTCCATCATGCCCGGCGAACACGAGGGCCGGGAGGTGACCGTCCAGAGCGTCTTCGAGGGCGTCGGCACGTACGCCGAGGGCGACATGAGCGCCGACGAACTCGACGACTTGGAGCGCAACGCCTGCCCCGGCGCGGGCTCTTGCGGCGGGATGTTCACCGCCAACACGATGGCGTCCATCAGCGAAGCCCTCGGGATGGCACCCCTCGGAACGGCGAGTGCGCCCGCCGAGTCCGAGGAACGCTACGACGTGGCCCGCCGGTCCGGCGAGGCCGTCCTCAACGCCGTCGAGAACGATATCCGCCCCTCCGACGTCCTCTCGAAGAAGTCCTTCGAGAACGCCATCGCCCTGCAGGTGGCCGTCGGCGGGTCGACGAACGCCGTCCTCCACTTGCTCGCACTCGCCGCCGAGGCCGGAATCGACCTCGGAATCGACGAGTTCGACGAGATATCCCGGCGCACGCCGAAGATAGCGAACCTCGAACCCGGCGGGACGAAGGTGATGAAGGATCTCCACGAGGAGGGCGGCGTCCCCGTCGTCATCCGCCGTCTCCTCGACGCCGGCCTGTTCCACGGCGACGCGATGACCGTCACCGGTCGCACCATCGAGGAGGAACTCGAACAACTGGACCTGCCCGACGACGACGACGTCGGCGGCGACTTCATCTACCCCGTCGACGACCCGTATCAGGAGGAGGGCGCCATCAAGATTCTGAAGGGCAACCTCGCGCCCGACGGCGCGGTGCTGAAAGTGACGGGCGACGACAAGTTCCACCACTCCGGCCCGGTGCGCGTCTTCGAGGGCGAAGAGGACGCGATGGCGTACGTCCAAGAGGGCCACATCGAGTCCGGCGACGTCATCGCCATCCGCAACGAGGGCCCGCAGGGCGGCCCCGGCATGCGCGAGATGCTCGGCGTCACCGCCGCCGTCGTCGGACAGGGCCACGAGGACGACGTGGCGCTTCTCACCGACGGTCGGTTCTCCGGGGCGACTCGCGGTCCGATGGTCGGCCACGTCGCGCCCGAGGCGGCGATGGGCGGACCCATCGCCCTGTTGGAGGACGGCGACGAGGTGACCGTCGACATCCCGAACCGCGAACTCTCCGTCGACCTCTCCGAGGAAGAACTCGCAGAGCGAAAGGAGGAGTGGGAACCCCACCCGCCGAACTACACCTCCGGCGTCCTCGCCAAGTACGGCAACGACTTCGGGTCGGCGGCGAACGGCGCGGTGACGAACCCCGGCGCGAAGCGACAGGACTGA
- a CDS encoding DUF5789 family protein — protein MSNDDTESNEDAQDQQMGVEFGSLADELDAEEYPMSKEQVVDKYGDHELNIADGTKTVQEVLGQQGDEEFQSANDVQQSILNMVGSEAVGRQRYSDRALDDDPQDGSNQSF, from the coding sequence ATGAGCAACGACGACACCGAGAGCAACGAGGACGCGCAGGATCAACAGATGGGAGTCGAGTTCGGGTCGCTGGCGGACGAACTCGACGCGGAGGAGTACCCGATGAGCAAAGAGCAAGTCGTGGACAAGTACGGCGACCACGAACTGAACATCGCAGACGGCACGAAGACGGTCCAGGAGGTACTCGGCCAGCAAGGCGACGAGGAGTTCCAGTCGGCGAACGACGTTCAGCAGTCCATCCTCAACATGGTCGGGAGCGAGGCGGTCGGACGACAGCGATACAGCGACAGAGCGTTGGACGACGACCCGCAGGACGGCTCGAACCAGTCGTTCTAA
- a CDS encoding alpha,alpha-trehalose-phosphate synthase (UDP-forming), with protein MNVSDVSSSLSNRRASASERDGRSTQTTDDVVVVSNRQPYRHEYDDEGGINVSRPTGGLTSALDAAMRERNGTWIAWGDGSADRDVVDDEGHVTVPPDEEEGTYTLNRVWLSDEQVENYYLGFSNRVLWPVCHSMLMNVHSEAAYWQNYEAVNDQFVDNVARHVGESTIVWFQDYHLSLAPRMLESRVPDGAFLAHFWHIPWPGWDMFRACPHGEEIIAGLLGNDLLGFHVPRYGENFMECVEQTLPDADVDRDAAEITFRGKTTTIKAFPLGVSVDTIRTGAKSEAAESFWSEFADEHHLDEKRVSVGVDRLDYTKGIPERFEALERLWEDSPEWRGALTHVQIGSKSRSEIEEYMDIQTEVEEEAARINERFGTDEWEPIVYTTAHLSDEALYGAYRHGDIALVSPLRDGMNLVAQEYVAAQGDDDDAVLLLSDQTGAHDYMGEWTVTVRPQNTDEFASAIDDALRMPASERRERMRELRNRVEDADVSRWMHSVFETIAEMQTAGTGGSDGE; from the coding sequence ATGAACGTCTCAGACGTGTCGTCCTCGCTGTCGAATCGGCGAGCGTCGGCCTCCGAGAGAGACGGACGGAGTACGCAGACGACGGACGACGTCGTCGTCGTCTCCAACCGGCAGCCGTACCGGCACGAATACGACGACGAGGGCGGAATAAACGTCAGTCGCCCCACGGGGGGACTGACATCGGCGCTAGACGCGGCGATGCGAGAGCGAAACGGGACGTGGATAGCGTGGGGCGACGGGAGTGCCGACAGAGACGTCGTCGACGACGAAGGCCACGTGACCGTCCCGCCCGACGAGGAGGAAGGCACGTACACGCTCAACCGGGTGTGGCTCTCCGACGAGCAAGTCGAGAACTACTACCTCGGATTCAGCAACCGGGTCCTCTGGCCCGTCTGCCACTCGATGCTGATGAACGTCCACTCCGAGGCGGCGTACTGGCAGAACTACGAGGCGGTGAACGACCAGTTCGTCGACAACGTGGCGAGACACGTCGGCGAATCGACCATCGTCTGGTTCCAGGATTACCACCTGAGCCTCGCGCCGCGGATGCTCGAATCGCGGGTCCCCGACGGCGCGTTTCTCGCGCACTTCTGGCACATCCCGTGGCCCGGATGGGACATGTTCCGGGCGTGCCCGCACGGCGAGGAGATAATCGCCGGCCTCCTCGGGAACGACCTCTTGGGCTTCCACGTCCCGCGGTACGGGGAGAACTTCATGGAGTGCGTAGAGCAGACGCTGCCCGACGCGGACGTCGACAGGGACGCCGCCGAAATCACCTTCCGCGGGAAGACGACGACCATCAAGGCGTTCCCCTTGGGCGTCTCGGTGGACACCATCCGAACGGGCGCGAAGTCGGAGGCGGCCGAGTCGTTCTGGAGCGAGTTCGCGGACGAACACCACCTCGACGAGAAGCGAGTCAGCGTGGGCGTCGACCGCTTGGACTACACCAAGGGCATCCCCGAACGGTTCGAGGCCCTCGAACGACTGTGGGAGGACTCCCCCGAGTGGCGGGGGGCGCTCACCCACGTGCAGATCGGCTCGAAGAGTCGGTCGGAGATAGAGGAGTACATGGACATCCAGACGGAGGTAGAGGAGGAGGCGGCGCGGATAAACGAGCGCTTCGGCACCGACGAGTGGGAGCCGATAGTGTACACGACCGCGCACCTCTCCGACGAGGCGCTGTACGGTGCGTACAGACACGGCGACATCGCCCTCGTCAGCCCCCTTCGGGACGGCATGAACTTGGTCGCACAGGAGTACGTCGCCGCGCAGGGAGACGACGACGACGCCGTCCTCCTCCTCAGCGACCAGACGGGCGCACACGACTACATGGGCGAGTGGACGGTGACCGTCCGCCCGCAGAACACCGACGAGTTCGCGTCCGCCATCGACGACGCGTTGCGCATGCCCGCCAGCGAACGCCGCGAGCGAATGCGCGAACTGCGGAACCGCGTCGAAGACGCCGACGTGTCGCGGTGGATGCACTCCGTCTTCGAGACGATTGCGGAGATGCAGACCGCCGGAACGGGAGGGTCGGACGGTGAGTGA
- the otsB gene encoding trehalose-phosphatase, with amino-acid sequence MSEDVGASPNESGETPLFRSRTTEVGEWLDDAEGLTLGLDFDGTLAPIGADPEETEIYPDSRKAVEELVDHPRIEVTVISGRELADVVERVGIDGIDYAGNHGLEMRIDGEKEVHPDAVTARSEIEDLCAEIRSEIDHVPGSFVEEKGVTASVHFRQTPEEYVEEVVAAVEELAADSEEDIHVVSGKQIREIRPDVDWDKGRVVDRLDERAPDGWRTMYVGDDTTDEDAFRAVQPSGIGILVGDRPDTDADYRIENHEQVPSLLEWLATRASSPER; translated from the coding sequence GTGAGTGAGGACGTCGGTGCCTCGCCGAACGAGAGCGGCGAGACCCCCCTGTTTCGGTCGCGGACGACGGAGGTCGGCGAGTGGTTGGACGACGCCGAGGGACTGACGCTCGGACTCGACTTCGACGGAACGCTCGCGCCCATCGGCGCGGACCCCGAGGAGACTGAGATCTACCCCGACTCCCGGAAGGCGGTCGAGGAACTCGTCGACCACCCCCGAATCGAGGTGACGGTCATCAGCGGACGGGAACTCGCCGACGTGGTCGAACGGGTCGGAATCGACGGCATCGACTACGCCGGCAACCACGGACTGGAGATGCGAATCGACGGCGAGAAGGAAGTCCACCCGGACGCGGTGACCGCCCGATCCGAGATAGAGGACCTCTGCGCCGAGATTCGCTCGGAGATAGACCACGTTCCGGGGAGTTTCGTCGAGGAGAAGGGCGTCACCGCGAGCGTCCACTTCCGGCAGACGCCCGAGGAGTACGTCGAGGAAGTCGTCGCCGCCGTCGAGGAACTCGCCGCCGACTCCGAGGAGGACATCCACGTCGTCTCGGGCAAGCAGATTCGGGAGATTCGCCCCGACGTGGACTGGGACAAAGGGCGCGTGGTGGACCGACTCGACGAACGCGCCCCCGACGGGTGGCGGACGATGTACGTCGGCGACGACACCACCGACGAGGACGCCTTCCGCGCGGTCCAGCCGTCCGGCATCGGCATCCTCGTCGGCGACAGACCCGACACGGACGCCGACTACCGCATCGAAAACCACGAGCAGGTGCCGTCGCTTCTAGAGTGGCTCGCGACGCGGGCGAGTTCGCCGGAGCGGTAA
- a CDS encoding helix-turn-helix domain-containing protein, protein MSTSTIAVVRIPSSEFALSDTFERYPDVEFDIERLVARDSDSAMPFMWARGSNLDAVEDALREDSSVAELEVLANLGDERLYRMSWVAHIRLVIHILLEEEGTILDAHGRGGNWRLRIMFPERDSLSATYDFCSEHGLSFEVEKVYDMNESARAGRFGLSEEQFDALTTAAEHGYFQVPRGVTAEELGEMLGITHQSLSERLRRGQENLIRSTLLIDDPDVE, encoded by the coding sequence GTGTCAACGAGCACGATAGCCGTCGTGCGCATCCCGTCCTCGGAGTTCGCCCTCAGCGATACGTTCGAGCGGTACCCCGACGTCGAGTTCGACATCGAACGACTCGTCGCTCGGGACTCCGACTCCGCGATGCCGTTCATGTGGGCGCGGGGGAGTAACCTCGACGCCGTCGAAGACGCCCTACGGGAGGACTCCAGCGTCGCCGAGTTGGAGGTTCTCGCCAACCTCGGAGACGAACGGCTCTACCGGATGTCGTGGGTCGCTCACATCCGCCTCGTCATCCACATCCTCCTCGAAGAGGAGGGGACCATCCTCGACGCCCACGGACGGGGCGGGAACTGGCGCCTCCGCATCATGTTCCCCGAACGGGATTCGCTGTCGGCGACGTACGACTTCTGTAGCGAGCACGGCCTCTCCTTCGAAGTCGAGAAGGTGTACGACATGAACGAGAGCGCTCGCGCGGGGCGGTTCGGCCTCTCCGAGGAGCAGTTCGACGCGCTGACGACCGCCGCCGAACACGGCTACTTCCAAGTTCCGCGCGGCGTCACCGCCGAGGAACTCGGGGAGATGCTCGGCATCACTCACCAGTCCCTCTCGGAACGACTCCGCCGGGGGCAGGAGAACCTCATCCGCTCGACGCTTCTCATCGACGACCCCGACGTCGAGTGA
- a CDS encoding DUF4212 domain-containing protein — protein MTDNDTHSPADEANVETDGGVATQAARDHRNIDYLNREVNLLRPSTPFMRDHLRIIRTGFVIWALIVFGPVTLTAVAPDVMTTTLPVIGFPLHYFLVAVGAPSGALILAFWYARKRDALDEKYGISHQTVTEDRGGGPEGATADGGVTE, from the coding sequence ATGACAGACAACGACACTCACTCACCTGCGGACGAAGCGAACGTCGAGACGGACGGTGGCGTGGCCACGCAAGCGGCCCGCGACCACCGAAACATCGACTATCTCAACCGGGAGGTGAACCTCCTCCGGCCGAGTACCCCGTTCATGCGGGACCACTTGCGGATTATTCGGACCGGATTCGTCATCTGGGCCCTCATCGTCTTCGGTCCGGTGACGCTGACCGCCGTCGCACCGGACGTGATGACGACGACGCTTCCGGTCATCGGCTTCCCGTTGCACTACTTCCTCGTCGCGGTCGGAGCGCCGTCCGGCGCTCTCATCCTCGCGTTCTGGTACGCCCGGAAGCGCGACGCCTTAGACGAGAAGTACGGCATCTCCCACCAGACCGTCACGGAGGACCGCGGCGGCGGCCCGGAGGGAGCGACCGCTGACGGAGGGGTGACCGAATGA
- a CDS encoding sodium:solute symporter family transporter has protein sequence MMEVLLQSGLLPEGLNVSFKLLPAILVTGMLLLFLVIGYVFKVADTEGMWVAGRSIGNVENGMAIGANWMSAASYLGMAALIATSGFYGLSFIVGWSTGYFILLIFMAAQMRRFGKYTAPDFVGDRFNSDSARAIAAVTTFLIGFVYAIGQARGMGLVGLYIFGDIGIPGLSGYQSMVVAMMAITVGYLTLSGMLGATKNMAVQYVILIVAFLAGLYVVGFTQGYSTVLPQIEYGTLISQLGREFSEPFVNQSYYLWVATAFSLVVGTCGLPHVLVRFYTVESERTARWSTVWGLGFILLLYLSSPAFAAFGTDLYAENIGPVYGDPGMTSAAGDVIVVLAAQLANLPTWFVGLVAAGGIAAAIATTAGLFIAGSSAIAHDIYVNIINEDATQRQQILVGRLSIVALGVFTTLAALDPAAPIAALVSYAFSLAGAVLFPMFFLGLWWENTNREGALAGMTTGLVIWFIPMVNEVLPSYGLFAGAANADGVISPALAQWVPAIGSALVAVPVVFVVTIAVSYVTTEPPMETKRMVRQCHSPEPMGQQQTAEDVVGGGGSETPADD, from the coding sequence ATGATGGAGGTTCTACTCCAGAGCGGACTGCTACCGGAGGGACTCAACGTCTCGTTCAAACTCCTCCCGGCCATCCTCGTCACGGGGATGCTACTGCTGTTCCTCGTCATCGGCTACGTGTTCAAAGTCGCCGACACCGAGGGCATGTGGGTCGCCGGGCGGTCCATCGGCAACGTCGAAAACGGGATGGCCATCGGTGCCAACTGGATGTCGGCGGCGTCGTACCTCGGGATGGCGGCGCTCATCGCCACCTCCGGGTTCTACGGGCTGTCGTTCATCGTCGGCTGGTCCACGGGCTACTTCATCCTGCTCATCTTCATGGCCGCGCAGATGCGCCGGTTCGGGAAGTACACCGCCCCGGACTTCGTCGGCGACCGCTTCAACTCCGATAGCGCCCGCGCCATCGCCGCGGTGACGACGTTCCTCATCGGGTTCGTCTACGCCATCGGCCAAGCCCGCGGGATGGGTCTGGTCGGCCTGTACATCTTCGGCGACATCGGCATCCCGGGTCTCAGCGGCTACCAGTCGATGGTCGTCGCCATGATGGCCATCACCGTCGGCTACCTGACGCTCTCGGGCATGCTGGGCGCGACGAAGAACATGGCCGTCCAGTACGTCATCCTCATCGTCGCGTTCCTCGCGGGCCTGTACGTCGTCGGCTTCACGCAGGGGTACTCGACGGTGCTGCCGCAGATAGAGTACGGCACGCTCATCAGCCAACTCGGCCGCGAGTTCAGCGAACCGTTCGTCAACCAGAGCTACTACCTGTGGGTCGCGACGGCGTTCTCGCTCGTCGTCGGCACCTGCGGACTCCCGCACGTGCTGGTCCGGTTCTACACCGTCGAGAGCGAGCGAACCGCCCGCTGGTCCACGGTGTGGGGGCTCGGCTTCATCCTGCTCCTGTACCTGAGTTCGCCCGCGTTCGCCGCGTTCGGGACAGACCTCTACGCGGAGAACATCGGTCCGGTGTACGGCGACCCCGGCATGACCAGCGCCGCCGGCGACGTCATCGTCGTGCTGGCGGCGCAACTCGCGAACCTGCCGACGTGGTTCGTCGGCCTCGTCGCGGCGGGCGGCATCGCCGCCGCCATCGCGACGACCGCCGGTCTGTTCATCGCCGGTTCCTCGGCCATCGCCCACGACATCTACGTCAACATCATCAACGAGGACGCGACCCAACGGCAGCAGATCCTCGTCGGCCGCCTGAGCATCGTCGCCCTCGGCGTGTTCACGACGCTGGCCGCACTCGACCCGGCGGCACCCATCGCCGCCCTCGTCTCCTACGCGTTCTCGCTTGCGGGTGCCGTGCTGTTCCCGATGTTCTTCCTCGGCCTCTGGTGGGAGAACACGAACCGCGAGGGCGCGCTCGCCGGCATGACGACCGGACTCGTCATCTGGTTCATTCCGATGGTCAACGAGGTGCTGCCGAGTTACGGCCTGTTCGCCGGCGCGGCCAACGCCGACGGCGTCATCTCGCCGGCACTCGCCCAGTGGGTGCCGGCCATCGGGTCCGCCCTCGTGGCCGTACCCGTCGTCTTCGTCGTCACCATCGCCGTCTCCTACGTGACGACGGAGCCGCCGATGGAGACAAAGCGCATGGTCAGGCAGTGTCACAGCCCCGAACCCATGGGCCAGCAACAGACCGCCGAAGACGTGGTCGGCGGCGGCGGTAGCGAAACCCCCGCGGACGACTAA
- a CDS encoding universal stress protein produces the protein MYEHILVPTDGSETAQQAVEQAVDLASKYGATIHALYVIDVDAASYSLGTEQVNRIRRGNLDEMPEVKADAKEATGYVADAAAERDVAVEEHVTTGEPTRAIRKFIDENDIDLVVMGSHGRSGLSRVVLGSVAEKVLRRTRLPVLVVDRDDEKADL, from the coding sequence ATGTACGAGCACATACTCGTCCCCACGGACGGTAGCGAGACGGCCCAGCAGGCCGTCGAACAAGCGGTCGACCTCGCCTCGAAGTACGGCGCGACGATTCACGCGCTCTACGTCATCGACGTGGACGCCGCGAGCTACTCGCTCGGCACCGAGCAGGTGAACCGAATCCGACGCGGCAACCTCGACGAGATGCCGGAGGTGAAAGCGGACGCCAAGGAGGCGACGGGGTACGTCGCCGACGCCGCCGCCGAACGCGACGTCGCAGTCGAGGAGCACGTCACCACCGGCGAACCCACCCGGGCCATCCGGAAGTTCATCGACGAGAACGACATCGACCTCGTGGTGATGGGCTCTCACGGCCGGTCGGGACTCTCCCGCGTCGTCCTCGGCAGCGTCGCCGAGAAAGTCCTGCGCCGGACGCGACTGCCCGTCCTCGTCGTCGATAGGGACGACGAAAAGGCGGACCTGTAA
- a CDS encoding succinylglutamate desuccinylase/aspartoacylase family protein, whose protein sequence is MQLGTVQSEPGEVVSGWVEATDLPTGGAERLPLVVAEGVDDGPTLWMTGGVHGDEATGVAAVQDAIGSLPVERLAGTVAAVPVVNPAGLRQNRRRSYYGDDDPNRYFPDPESASTRPPGVQERIDERLYEAFAESADALVDVHTAEIGSMPFVIRDRVLYGSRRDESAAEALAEDLSRLVEAFGLPVLTEFPAEEYVEQGLQRSTAGAALNAAGIPAFTVELGGHSVVDEDARRAGVAGIYAAMVELGMLTERPDGVGEPGAGVPDAPVEYPVRRTVHPRTETAGLVRHRVAPGDVVESGDVVAEVTTPQGDVLDTVTSEHDGYVIARREGLAAYEGDPVLSMAVRDEGDLVAPRDGDDGDEE, encoded by the coding sequence ACCTCCCGACGGGCGGGGCGGAGCGACTCCCCCTCGTCGTCGCCGAGGGAGTCGACGACGGCCCGACGCTGTGGATGACCGGCGGCGTCCACGGCGACGAGGCGACGGGCGTCGCGGCGGTGCAGGACGCGATTGGCTCGCTCCCGGTCGAACGACTCGCCGGAACCGTCGCCGCCGTCCCCGTCGTCAACCCGGCGGGCTTGCGGCAGAACCGCAGGCGGTCGTACTACGGCGACGACGACCCGAACCGGTACTTCCCCGACCCGGAGTCCGCCTCGACGCGCCCGCCGGGGGTACAGGAGCGAATCGACGAGCGACTGTACGAGGCGTTCGCGGAGTCGGCGGACGCCCTCGTCGACGTCCACACCGCCGAAATCGGGTCGATGCCGTTCGTCATCCGCGACCGGGTGCTGTACGGGTCGCGCCGCGACGAGTCGGCGGCGGAGGCGTTGGCCGAGGACCTCTCGCGCCTCGTCGAGGCGTTCGGCCTCCCCGTCCTCACGGAGTTCCCCGCCGAGGAGTACGTCGAACAGGGACTCCAACGCTCGACGGCCGGCGCGGCCCTGAACGCCGCCGGCATCCCCGCGTTCACCGTCGAACTCGGCGGGCACAGCGTCGTCGACGAGGACGCCCGCCGGGCGGGCGTGGCGGGCATCTACGCCGCGATGGTCGAACTCGGGATGCTGACGGAACGCCCCGACGGCGTGGGCGAACCGGGCGCGGGCGTCCCCGACGCGCCGGTCGAGTATCCGGTCCGTCGGACCGTCCACCCCCGCACCGAGACGGCGGGACTCGTCCGCCACCGCGTCGCGCCGGGCGACGTGGTCGAATCCGGCGATGTCGTCGCGGAGGTGACGACGCCGCAGGGCGACGTTCTCGACACCGTCACCTCGGAACACGACGGGTACGTTATCGCCCGCCGCGAGGGACTCGCGGCCTACGAGGGCGACCCCGTGTTGAGCATGGCCGTCCGCGACGAGGGTGACCTGGTCGCCCCGCGAGACGGTGACGACGGCGACGAGGAGTGA